The following nucleotide sequence is from Choristoneura fumiferana chromosome 22, NRCan_CFum_1, whole genome shotgun sequence.
tcaagaatcAGAGCTGTCAATGTCAAAACACATAACGTTAACGTTACGAGTTGGATTTAGAACAAAAGGGGGTTTTCTTCCAACtttgctttaatttcatcataaccgcactaaatacccagcacaaagcgggatttttctgctctagagcagaaaaaatgtatgaaaatcctttattgcattgttttagttttttttttattgcacgaccaaagaggtaacacaaatatttttgctataaaattagcctgcatagtgtaaaaaatctagttttaggttggtcaacctggcggtttttgacagattgcgtacaaaaaattgttgctaccaatcctaccaaaaatagtaagtagccgtatatttataaaaaaaactttgtgtgtttagTTGGCCAACCTgccgcccatccgaaatttgacagatcgcgggtaaaaatatctgctataataaactaactaactctgccaaaaacaaagaaattaaaaaaaaaaaattggcgggaaccttgcgaattttccgtggacatttttgagagtgcgaatgtaaacttacaaaaatgaaatcatcgagtgctagtgacatttctttcctattaattgcttagcatgagttttttttcgcctactattcctgtaatagttgaaagaaaagcagattatgcacgtcgcattaagtaatttatattgccctagtgctttttaaagccctcgctgacgctcgggctccaaatcggcactcggtacACTAATAAATagctttctgcttggtgcaacaatctactattattccATTATTCTGCTTAGCCTCAGTTGGTAATGGACAGATTGTCGCAGATTATGGAGTACTTACACTCGTTGGTCCACCTATCTGCTTGCTGACGTCCAAAGCTGCTTCGGCGTTCTTGTTAGAAAAGTTCAGAGTGCCTCCAAGGAGGCTGCTGTCCCCATTTGGGCCTAGAACCCTGGTACCATGGGCCTGCCCTTCTAGCTTGCCACGAGCATCGTTGAAGATAACTTGCTTGTAGCCTGCTTGTCCCTGTAATAAGAaaagttttccagtttttttttattcgactacaAAACAGACTAATccttactaatgttataaatacgagagtttgttgtttgtttgtgccGCTTTCACGCCTTAATTACTGAACAGATCGTCACGAAATGCTTGAATCACATTAGAATACCGAATTAATAATACCATAACTTTTATTCCTATATTTTTTTCCGAAGAAAGACGTGCGATAAACGCATTCTTCGCAGAAAaggtcacgggcaacagctagcagtaaataaataaggtttagtggaaaaaccgcccaagagcgtgtcggacacgcccaaaatagggttccgtagccattacgaagaaaataagtaatatttttctaaggatttcgtattttatacggaatcttccaagtttaggtatattttatatcttaggctgctatttactcataaactactaataattctcaagcaaacttagccgttatagttttccatgcaaatttgatatacttacttattgtgttttgtttcttttcttttgtacaataaagagtttacatacatacatacttactaccatcctgatttttttcaaatttttccactcactggtttagattttagagggggggggggtaacgctcgattttaatgaaaatttgcactttaaagttgaatatttcgcaaacaaatcactgaatcgaaaaatcgtcttggcaaacccctaatggttttaaaagaccaatccagagatatcccacactatagggttggatgagaataaaaaatcatccccactttacgtcgatggcaggtaccctaaaaaattttttttttgttttttttttattgtaccattttgtcggcgtagtttacatatatcatcatcatcatcccagcctacatacgtcccactgctgggcacaggcctcctctcagaacaagagtttacatatatatgcgAGTAAAATTACAgcagctccggaaccctaaaaacgcacgTTGAAAACACTCTCTACCGTTATTACTATATATAATTTAGTTAAAGCACTGGattattaaataggtattattgttgttatgaaattaaacagtatttttACTGGATAGTTTGTTTCCAATTTTTGACAAGATTTCCAAGTAAATCTTGAAACAGTATACTTAATTACATGTAttataaaatgttgtttatagtaGGCTATTGCGAATTTGTTGTAAAAtacacataaatacacacacacacacactcacgcacatacacacactcactgacacacacactcactgacacacatacacattttTTCGGTAGAAATATGGCAACTTGTTGTTATGGAGGAGCGGGGCGTCTTAATACaagtattttatacttaacagGAAGTCCCCACCTATTGATTATGTACACTAATTTatggtgaaataaatattttttcattttttttcatttttttttcattactttCCGTGACTTCAATTTTAAATCAGTATCAGAAAAAAGACTGAAAAGCCACATCTTTAGCTGATGAGGTTGGCAAAAGAACGATCCTGTCTGCTACTCACGAATAGTCCTTGATCGCTGCTGCCCAATGTGCCGAACACTTGGCCGTTGCCAGCTGGTTTGTTCCACGTGATATCTTTTGGTCCATTGCCTGGAtttaacctaaacctaaaaccAGATGAACTCCAATTAATATCAAAAGCTACTCAAGGCCATAGGACTAAGTTGGGTCCTGTTTATAGACgcaaggctcggataccggttaaatttccaaaacgttatcatgtacttggcgcaaaaccttttcattttggttcCGTTCGCGaatccgttatttttaaaccggttttaAGGGAACATctccataaagttcttgtcagattaaccggtttagaacaataataaccggtttattccggcgcaggataaacgtcgccgcccgccgccggccggcaAGCTGTCACacgtcgaataaaccggtttattaaggttatagttaagtttttaaaaacgttCGTGTccttatgaaagttcggagttaaaccgaaataaaccggtatttaccgcaattttataaaccggttccgagtCTTTGCGGTTGCGTCGCAGACTCAacttgcttcggttggaagcagtgtgcatccaccgtgaacccgcggctttaagcAGGTCATCCGTCCTACACtggcttgccgatccgtggtctccatatTTTGAGAACTTTTCAAAAGAGCGTCAACGAGCACAGCGCAAGTAACGTTCGCAAAACGGCATAAGTTTCAAACTAGCTGTAATATTTGACGTTGAAAGGGCCAAAAGTCTAGTTTCAGTTTTGCAagtatacaccgtgttatttttgatatccgttaacattaaggggacaatctagaggtgaaattaagttaatttctctaagacactaaggcctaactcttactgttcaagagataatcaagagttataat
It contains:
- the LOC141440511 gene encoding gloverin-like, producing MQSAIVVLAALVCLTSAQWWRSEDSLCRQDPMMCRGNPRGWFRLNPGNGPKDITWNKPAGNGQVFGTLGSSDQGLFGQAGYKQVIFNDARGKLEGQAHGTRVLGPNGDSSLLGGTLNFSNKNAEAALDVSKQIGGPTSISATGAGKWNLDKNTEVSAGGTVSHSGHGKPDVAVQAQIEHKF